GCTTCGGGACGAATACGCCCACGACATGGTGGCGGTCCTGACCGCCGGAATCACGATCGCGATGTTCTTCCTCGGGACCGTCGCCGACCGGAAAGGCGTGCGGTTCGCGCTCCTCGGGGCGTTCGTTCTGATGCTCTTCGGCCGCGTTCTCATCTCGGGAGCGCCGAATCTTTTCGGGCTCCCGCCCGCGGGCCTCTGGTCGCCTCTCCACCTCGTGACGATGGCGGGGATTCTCCTCGTGGTGATCGGGTACGGGATGTACCAACCCGCGGCGTACGCGGCCGTCAAGCAGTTCACGACGCCCAAGACCGCCGGCATGGGGTTCGCGATGCTTTATGCATTGATGAATCTGGGCGGCTGGTTCCCGACGTACGCCTTCCTCTTGCGGGACGAGGATTACTTGAACCTCGGCATCCCCGGCACGTTCTGGGTCTACACGGCCTTCACGTTCGTGGCGCTCCTCTCCACGTGGATCCTCCTCTCCCGCAAGACGGTGGCGCACGCGATCTCCACGGCGGCGGCCGAGCGCGCGCGCATCGAGGCGGCGGAAAAGGCCGCGAAGCCGGAGGAGTCGAAGCCGGCGGCGCCCGCGACCGACGCGGGCCGAGAGGCGAGACGCGTTCCGCGTCACATGTGGCTGTTCGCTCTCCTCGTCCTCGCGGTGGTGGCGCGGGAGATCCCGGCGCCGTGGGGCTACGGCGCCGCCGTCGTTCTCCTCTTGGGCTGGATCGTCTCCGCCGTGATCGCGCGAAGCGCGACATGGATCGCCCGCCATCCTCTCGGGGACGCGAAGTTCTTCTTCTTCATCTTCGCGCTCATGCCGGTCCAGACGCTCTTCGCGTATAACTGGCTCATCCTCCCGCAGTACATCTCCCGCGCGTACAGCGGTTGGATCGGCGACTACTTCGAGATCGCCGCGAACGCCAACCCGATTCTCATCTTCATTCTGGTTCCGATCATCGCGGCCGCCACGCAGAAGGCGAAGGTTTAC
The sequence above is drawn from the Candidatus Eisenbacteria bacterium genome and encodes:
- a CDS encoding MFS transporter: MSEKEKIVGAARANPFREIVQPFIDLVHAPRALWGVNLAYVLEGMVYFGMLGYLAMHFSDFVFSGIEPSGLRDEYAHDMVAVLTAGITIAMFFLGTVADRKGVRFALLGAFVLMLFGRVLISGAPNLFGLPPAGLWSPLHLVTMAGILLVVIGYGMYQPAAYAAVKQFTTPKTAGMGFAMLYALMNLGGWFPTYAFLLRDEDYLNLGIPGTFWVYTAFTFVALLSTWILLSRKTVAHAISTAAAERARIEAAEKAAKPEESKPAAPATDAGREARRVPRHMWLFALLVLAVVAREIPAPWGYGAAVVLLLGWIVSAVIARSATWIARHPLGDAKFFFFIFALMPVQTLFAYNWLILPQYISRAYSGWIGDYFEIAANANPILIFILVPIIAAATQKAKVYRMMILGTFIMAAPAFLLAIGPHAWTLFPYILLMTVGEAMWQPRFLQYAAEIAPPGRTGEYMGVAQLPWFLTKVLVPILYSGWMMGRYCPADGPKNTEFMWFVFGCIAISSSVLLFLARNWIGKDFKTKA